In a single window of the Ancylobacter polymorphus genome:
- a CDS encoding multicopper oxidase family protein: MTQPKHLSSVSRRTVLAGGAAAGALALSGGWSRVLAAPLITVESLTIDVNGKAAKVFAVKGPTGEGIFAKEGDRLAGAVLNASQAPAVMHWHGQIFAPADQDRARPDGGELAPGGTDQVDFLLTPGTHWMHSHTLSEQQLLAAPLVTREADSGDAQDVVVMLHDFSFSSPEEILAGLGGSGAHGGHGAHGASRPTPAAAGMAMPGMGHAGHGMGAMGGMGGGMMGPAPAGADAGHAGHGMGAGMGGGMMAHANDVDYDAFLANRRTLVDPEVVKVEKGGQVRLRIINGGTATAFFITVPGLNPRCVAVDGSPCVPLEVDAFPLAQGQRIDLLVDIPASGGAFPVLAQVEASPRRTGVILATAGATVARIADSADRPQGLLDLAFEERLSAGKPLAPRRADKVFPIMLGEEAGYRWTINGRTYGEGRPFAVSPGERVEMTFMNPTTMSHPMHLHGHHFQVVGIGGRRFSGAVRDTVMVPPHMPVTIAFDAGPKGEWFLHCHHLYHMATGMMAVVKIA, encoded by the coding sequence ATGACCCAACCTAAGCACCTGTCTTCCGTGTCCCGCCGCACCGTCCTCGCGGGTGGCGCCGCTGCCGGCGCGCTCGCCCTCTCCGGCGGATGGAGCCGCGTCCTCGCTGCCCCGCTCATCACCGTGGAGAGTCTCACAATCGACGTGAACGGCAAGGCGGCCAAGGTCTTCGCCGTCAAGGGCCCAACCGGCGAAGGCATCTTCGCGAAGGAGGGCGATCGCCTCGCCGGCGCGGTGCTCAATGCCTCGCAGGCGCCGGCGGTGATGCACTGGCACGGCCAGATCTTCGCACCGGCGGACCAGGACCGCGCCCGCCCCGACGGCGGCGAACTCGCGCCCGGCGGGACGGACCAGGTGGACTTCCTGCTCACGCCCGGCACCCATTGGATGCATTCCCATACGCTGAGCGAGCAGCAATTGCTCGCCGCTCCCCTTGTCACCCGAGAGGCGGATTCGGGCGATGCGCAGGACGTGGTGGTGATGCTGCACGATTTCTCCTTCAGCAGCCCGGAGGAGATCCTCGCCGGCCTCGGTGGGAGCGGCGCCCATGGCGGCCATGGCGCGCACGGAGCGAGCCGGCCCACCCCGGCCGCGGCGGGGATGGCGATGCCGGGAATGGGCCATGCCGGCCACGGCATGGGCGCGATGGGCGGTATGGGCGGCGGGATGATGGGGCCTGCTCCTGCTGGCGCCGACGCCGGCCACGCGGGGCATGGGATGGGTGCGGGAATGGGCGGCGGGATGATGGCCCACGCCAATGACGTCGACTACGACGCCTTCCTCGCTAACCGCCGCACCCTTGTCGATCCTGAGGTGGTGAAGGTGGAGAAGGGCGGACAGGTGCGGCTACGCATTATCAACGGCGGCACCGCCACCGCCTTCTTCATCACCGTGCCGGGCCTGAATCCGCGCTGTGTCGCGGTGGACGGCTCACCCTGCGTTCCGCTGGAGGTGGATGCTTTTCCGTTGGCCCAGGGACAGCGCATCGATCTTCTCGTGGATATTCCGGCGAGCGGCGGGGCCTTCCCGGTGCTGGCGCAGGTGGAGGCCTCACCCCGGCGTACCGGCGTCATCCTGGCCACCGCCGGAGCGACCGTCGCGCGCATCGCCGATAGCGCCGACCGTCCACAGGGCCTGCTCGACCTCGCGTTCGAAGAGCGCCTTTCCGCCGGAAAGCCGCTCGCGCCGCGCAGGGCAGACAAGGTCTTCCCCATCATGCTCGGCGAGGAGGCGGGCTATCGCTGGACCATCAACGGCCGCACCTACGGTGAGGGAAGGCCCTTCGCCGTCAGTCCAGGCGAGCGGGTCGAGATGACCTTCATGAACCCCACCACCATGAGCCATCCCATGCATCTGCACGGCCACCATTTCCAGGTGGTGGGCATCGGCGGGCGCCGCTTCTCCGGCGCGGTGCGCGACACGGTGATGGTGCCGCCGCACATGCCCGTCACCATCGCCTTTGACGCCGGGCCGAAGGGCGAATGGTTCCTGCACTGCCACCACCTCTACCACATGGCCACGGGCATGATGGCGGTGGTGAAGATAGCTTGA
- a CDS encoding tyrosine-type recombinase/integrase produces the protein MDTSEHPTTTRPAISPLRQRMIEDMTIRRFGEHTQRDYVRQVAEFTAFLGRAPDQAEPEDLRRYQLHLASFSASYARMNLACTALRFFFHITLGRAGFGDRMARIPTPERLPVVLSTEEVALLLAHAPNLKYRAALSIAYGCGLRVSEVAHLKVADIDSARMLIRVEQGKGRKDRYVMLAPDLLDLLRRWWKERRPQGWLFPGRDPGQPITTRQLDRACRTAASAARLDKRVSMHTLRHSFATHLLERKTDIRVIQVLLGHRKLDTTAVYTRVALKTLREVESPLSLLTPPPL, from the coding sequence ATGGACACTTCCGAGCATCCCACCACCACACGGCCAGCCATCAGCCCGCTTCGGCAGCGGATGATCGAGGATATGACCATCCGCCGGTTCGGCGAGCACACCCAGCGCGATTATGTCCGCCAGGTCGCCGAGTTCACCGCCTTCCTCGGCCGGGCGCCGGACCAGGCGGAGCCCGAGGATCTGCGGCGCTACCAGCTTCATCTGGCGAGCTTCAGTGCCAGCTATGCCCGCATGAACCTTGCCTGCACGGCCTTGCGCTTCTTCTTCCACATCACGCTGGGGCGGGCCGGCTTCGGTGATCGCATGGCCCGCATCCCGACGCCCGAACGCCTGCCGGTGGTGCTGAGCACCGAGGAGGTGGCGCTGCTGCTCGCCCATGCGCCGAACCTCAAGTACCGCGCCGCGCTGAGCATCGCCTATGGCTGCGGCCTGCGGGTGTCGGAGGTGGCCCACCTCAAGGTCGCCGATATCGACAGTGCGCGGATGCTGATCCGCGTGGAGCAAGGCAAGGGGCGCAAGGACCGCTATGTGATGCTCGCGCCTGATCTGCTCGATCTGCTGCGCCGCTGGTGGAAGGAGCGCCGGCCACAGGGTTGGCTGTTCCCCGGCCGTGATCCCGGCCAGCCCATCACCACCCGCCAGCTCGACCGGGCCTGCCGGACCGCGGCTTCCGCCGCCCGGCTCGACAAGCGCGTGTCCATGCACACCCTAAGGCACAGCTTCGCCACCCACCTGCTGGAGCGCAAGACCGATATCCGCGTCATCCAGGTATTGCTCGGCCACAGGAAGCTCGACACCACGGCCGTCTATACCCGCGTCGCGCTGAAGACCCTGCGCGAAGTTGAGAGCCCGCTCTCTTTACTGACGCCACCACCCCTGTAG
- a CDS encoding IS91 family transposase translates to MARPALEVADILNAHGDAYERAHAGRLSRGQMKVMSAIRSCRTVVLGGHVSRCADCAHVEVAYNSCRNRHCPKCQGAMARDWLAARQAELLPVPYYHLVFTLPAAIGTIAYQNKAAVYDLLFRASAETLTTIAADPRHLGARIGITAVLHTWGSALTHHPHIHAVVPGGGLSADGSRWIAGRVRFFLPVRVLSRLFRRLFLDGLRALHAAGRLAFFGDLAPLVDTPAFEAMLAPLRRAEWVVYAKRPFAGPAAVLAYLSRYTHRVAISNSRLLSMDDRGLTFRWKDYRARAKTSGNGWIKTMTLPADEFIRRFLLHVLPDGFHRIRHYGLFASAVRSANIERVRALLVDQQVRASPEGATPAETIRPEATLRCPCCAGIMTIIETFARGSAPKTWPASASIRIDTS, encoded by the coding sequence ATGGCGCGGCCTGCGCTGGAGGTCGCGGATATCCTGAACGCCCATGGCGATGCCTATGAGAGGGCGCACGCCGGACGTCTCAGTCGCGGCCAGATGAAGGTCATGTCGGCGATCAGGTCCTGCCGCACGGTGGTGCTCGGCGGGCACGTGTCGCGCTGCGCCGACTGCGCTCATGTGGAGGTCGCCTACAACTCCTGTCGCAACCGGCACTGCCCCAAGTGCCAGGGAGCAATGGCGCGGGACTGGCTCGCCGCCCGCCAGGCCGAGCTTTTGCCGGTGCCCTATTATCATCTGGTCTTCACCCTGCCGGCCGCGATCGGCACCATCGCCTACCAGAACAAGGCGGCGGTCTACGACCTGCTGTTCAGGGCTTCGGCCGAGACGCTCACCACCATCGCCGCCGACCCCCGGCATCTCGGCGCCCGCATCGGCATCACCGCCGTGCTTCACACCTGGGGCTCGGCGCTCACCCACCATCCCCATATCCATGCCGTGGTGCCCGGCGGGGGACTGTCTGCCGACGGCTCCCGCTGGATCGCCGGCCGCGTCCGGTTCTTCCTGCCGGTGCGGGTGCTGTCGCGCCTGTTCCGGCGGCTCTTCCTCGACGGGCTGCGCGCCCTGCATGCCGCCGGCCGGCTCGCCTTCTTCGGTGATCTCGCCCCCCTGGTGGATACGCCTGCCTTCGAGGCGATGCTGGCACCCCTGCGCCGGGCCGAATGGGTGGTCTACGCTAAGCGTCCCTTCGCCGGACCCGCAGCGGTGCTGGCCTATCTGTCGCGCTACACCCACCGCGTGGCGATCTCAAACAGCCGGCTCCTCTCCATGGACGACCGCGGGCTCACCTTCCGCTGGAAGGATTATCGCGCCCGGGCCAAGACCTCGGGCAACGGCTGGATCAAGACCATGACCCTACCGGCGGACGAGTTCATCCGCCGCTTCCTGCTCCATGTCCTGCCCGACGGCTTCCACCGCATCCGGCACTACGGCCTGTTTGCGAGCGCGGTGCGCTCCGCCAACATCGAGAGGGTCCGCGCGCTGCTCGTAGACCAGCAGGTGCGCGCCTCGCCGGAGGGAGCCACGCCTGCCGAAACGATACGACCAGAGGCCACGCTGCGCTGCCCGTGCTGCGCCGGCATCATGACCATCATCGAGACCTTCGCCCGGGGCTCGGCGCCGAAGACCTGGCCCGCCAGTGCCTCCATCAGGATCGACACCTCATGA
- a CDS encoding transmembrane anchor protein, protein MYNSDIPSRAELPTSRQLLRSTLIAIVAALAILITIVLPAEYNIDPTGVGRVLGLAQMGEIKAQLAEEAERDRQMDQNSTVPAPGSSLLGRVFAALVVSPASAQTASRQDVTTLTLTPGQGAEIKLVMKAGAKADYSWTVSGGVVNFDTHGDGGGKSISYEKGRAVPGDDGVLEAAFDGNHGWFWRNRGSADVTLTLKTSGAYAEIKRTD, encoded by the coding sequence ATGTACAATTCGGACATTCCTTCGCGCGCCGAACTACCGACCTCCCGCCAGCTTCTGCGCTCCACCCTCATCGCCATCGTCGCCGCATTGGCGATCCTCATCACCATCGTGCTGCCCGCCGAGTACAATATCGACCCGACCGGCGTCGGCCGGGTGCTGGGCTTGGCCCAGATGGGCGAGATCAAAGCGCAACTCGCCGAGGAAGCCGAGCGCGACCGGCAGATGGACCAGAACTCCACGGTGCCTGCCCCCGGTTCCAGCCTGCTCGGCCGGGTCTTTGCGGCTCTCGTCGTTTCCCCGGCTTCGGCCCAAACCGCCTCGCGGCAGGATGTGACAACCCTCACGCTCACGCCCGGCCAGGGCGCCGAGATCAAGCTGGTGATGAAGGCCGGTGCCAAGGCCGACTACAGCTGGACAGTGTCCGGCGGCGTGGTGAACTTCGATACCCACGGCGACGGTGGCGGCAAGTCCATCAGCTACGAGAAGGGCCGCGCCGTGCCCGGCGACGACGGCGTGCTTGAAGCGGCCTTCGACGGCAATCACGGCTGGTTCTGGCGTAACCGCGGCAGCGCCGACGTGACCCTCACCTTGAAGACGAGCGGCGCTTACGCCGAGATCAAGCGGACCGATTGA
- a CDS encoding HupE/UreJ family protein, translating to MHPTSREGRFGVRASLTRLVHSQGLALLLLPLTAAAAFAHAVAEGDKGYIQEITGVHLLPFVYLGAKHMVTGYDHILFLLGVIFFLYKLKHIGIYVSLFALGHSTTMLLGVYFNIGINSYIIDAIIGFSVVYKALDNLGAFQRWFGVQPDSKAATLIFGFLHGFGLSTKIIEYDISPDGLVPNLLAFNVGVEIGQLLALAAILIIMSYWRRTDSFFRHAYTANVVMMTAGFVLIGYQITGWFVA from the coding sequence ATGCATCCCACCTCTCGCGAGGGCCGGTTCGGCGTGCGCGCGTCGCTGACGCGACTCGTCCATAGCCAAGGCCTTGCACTTCTTCTGCTGCCGCTGACCGCGGCAGCAGCCTTTGCCCATGCGGTGGCCGAAGGCGACAAGGGCTACATCCAGGAAATAACGGGCGTACACCTGCTGCCCTTCGTCTATCTCGGCGCCAAGCACATGGTGACCGGCTATGATCACATCCTGTTCCTGCTGGGCGTGATCTTCTTCCTCTACAAGCTCAAGCACATCGGCATCTATGTCAGCCTGTTCGCCCTCGGGCATTCGACGACGATGCTGCTGGGCGTGTATTTCAACATCGGCATCAACAGCTACATCATCGACGCCATCATCGGCTTCTCGGTGGTCTACAAGGCGCTCGACAATCTCGGCGCCTTCCAGCGCTGGTTCGGCGTGCAGCCGGATTCCAAGGCGGCGACGCTGATCTTCGGCTTCCTGCACGGCTTCGGCCTGTCGACCAAGATCATCGAATACGACATCTCGCCGGACGGATTGGTGCCGAACCTCCTCGCCTTCAATGTCGGTGTCGAGATCGGCCAGCTTCTCGCCCTCGCCGCCATCCTCATCATCATGAGCTACTGGCGCCGCACCGACAGCTTCTTCCGCCACGCCTACACAGCCAACGTCGTGATGATGACCGCAGGCTTCGTGCTGATCGGCTATCAGATCACCGGCTGGTTCGTCGCGTGA
- a CDS encoding metal-sensing transcriptional repressor produces MNDHPHIHETHPEIVKRLKRADGHLRSVIEMLEAGRNCLDIAQQLHAVEKAITQAKKTLIQDHLDHCLDEVVASLPRDQRRSIDGFKDIIKYL; encoded by the coding sequence ATGAACGATCATCCACACATCCATGAGACACATCCGGAAATCGTCAAGCGGCTGAAGCGCGCCGACGGTCATTTGCGCAGCGTGATCGAGATGCTTGAAGCCGGCCGCAATTGCCTGGACATCGCCCAGCAGCTCCACGCGGTCGAAAAGGCGATCACACAGGCGAAGAAGACCCTGATCCAGGATCATCTCGACCATTGCCTCGATGAGGTCGTCGCATCGCTGCCGCGCGACCAGCGCCGTTCGATCGACGGTTTCAAGGACATCATCAAGTATCTATGA
- a CDS encoding MFS transporter, whose translation MLAVLANRTYRHLFLAQVIALIGTGLATVALGLLAYDLAGANAGAVLGTALAIKMIAYVGVAPVAAAFAERLPRRTMLVSLDLVRAAVALLLPFVSEIWQVYVLIFVLQSASAGFTPTFQATIPDVLPDERDYTRALSLSRLAYDLESLVSPMLAAALLTLISFHSLFAGTVVGFLASAALVVSVVLPSPQAGEKRGIYDRTTRGIRIYLATPRLRGLLALNLAVAAASAMVIVNTVVLVQAVLGLDQSAAALALAAFGGGSMVAALLLPRLLETVPDRTAMLAGAGVLVAGLLVGSALHSYAFVLPLWFLLGLGYSLVQTPSGRLLRRSSRPEDRPSLFAAQFALSHACWLITYPLAGWLGASIGLPGTSAMLALLAGFAALAALRLWPARDPDELEHVHGTLAEDDPHLAGAVPVAGGHRHSHVFVIDRHHTEWPRP comes from the coding sequence ATGCTCGCGGTCCTTGCGAACCGGACATACCGGCACCTGTTTCTCGCCCAGGTCATTGCCCTGATCGGGACCGGGCTGGCGACCGTGGCCCTTGGCCTTCTCGCCTATGACTTGGCGGGGGCGAATGCGGGGGCGGTGCTGGGCACGGCACTCGCGATCAAGATGATCGCCTATGTCGGGGTCGCGCCGGTTGCCGCCGCCTTTGCCGAGCGACTGCCTCGGCGGACGATGCTGGTTTCGCTGGATCTGGTTCGTGCCGCCGTCGCGCTCCTGCTGCCCTTCGTGAGCGAGATCTGGCAGGTTTATGTGCTGATCTTCGTGCTCCAGTCGGCGTCCGCCGGATTCACGCCGACCTTCCAGGCGACGATCCCCGATGTCCTGCCGGATGAGCGTGACTATACCCGTGCGCTCTCGCTGTCCCGGCTCGCCTATGATCTCGAAAGCCTGGTCAGCCCGATGCTGGCGGCCGCCCTGCTGACGCTGATCAGTTTTCACAGCCTGTTCGCCGGCACCGTCGTCGGCTTCCTGGCTTCGGCCGCCCTCGTGGTTTCGGTGGTCCTGCCGAGCCCGCAGGCGGGAGAGAAGCGGGGCATTTACGACCGGACCACGCGCGGCATCCGCATCTATCTGGCGACGCCCCGTCTGCGCGGCCTGCTGGCGCTGAACCTTGCCGTCGCGGCGGCCAGCGCCATGGTCATCGTCAACACCGTGGTTCTGGTTCAGGCAGTGCTCGGCCTCGACCAGAGCGCCGCCGCGCTGGCGCTCGCCGCCTTCGGTGGCGGCTCGATGGTGGCGGCGCTGCTATTGCCCCGGCTGTTGGAGACGGTTCCGGACCGCACCGCCATGCTCGCCGGCGCCGGGGTGTTGGTCGCGGGGCTTCTGGTCGGGTCGGCGCTCCACAGCTACGCATTCGTGCTGCCGCTCTGGTTTCTGCTGGGGCTTGGCTATTCGCTGGTACAGACGCCCTCGGGCCGTCTGCTGCGCCGCTCCTCGCGGCCGGAAGACCGCCCCTCTCTCTTCGCGGCGCAGTTCGCGCTGTCGCATGCCTGCTGGCTGATCACCTATCCCCTTGCCGGCTGGCTGGGCGCGAGCATCGGCCTGCCGGGCACGTCCGCCATGCTTGCCCTTCTGGCCGGGTTCGCCGCTCTCGCCGCGCTGCGGCTTTGGCCGGCGAGAGATCCCGATGAGCTGGAGCATGTCCACGGCACGCTGGCGGAGGATGATCCCCATCTGGCCGGCGCTGTACCCGTTGCCGGCGGGCATCGGCACAGCCATGTGTTTGTCATCGACCGCCACCACACGGAATGGCCGCGCCCATGA
- a CDS encoding YqaA family protein, with the protein MTELAAYAGLFFSALVAATILPMQSEAVLVGLLLTTDYPPWALVGVASLGNVLGSVINWLLGRGIHRFRDRKWFPVKPAALARAESWYRRYGKWSLLLSWAPVIGDPLTVIAGVLREPLPIFLILVTLAKVARYVVLAAVTLGLG; encoded by the coding sequence ATGACCGAGCTTGCGGCCTATGCCGGGCTGTTCTTCAGTGCACTGGTCGCGGCCACCATCCTGCCGATGCAATCCGAAGCTGTTCTGGTCGGGTTGTTGCTGACGACCGACTATCCGCCCTGGGCGCTGGTGGGAGTGGCGAGCCTCGGCAATGTGCTGGGGTCGGTCATCAACTGGCTGCTCGGGCGCGGCATTCACCGCTTTCGCGACCGGAAGTGGTTTCCGGTAAAGCCCGCCGCTCTGGCACGTGCGGAGAGCTGGTATCGGCGCTACGGCAAGTGGTCCCTGCTTCTCAGCTGGGCGCCTGTTATCGGCGATCCGCTGACCGTCATCGCCGGCGTGCTGCGCGAGCCGCTGCCGATTTTTCTGATCCTCGTGACGTTGGCCAAGGTCGCGCGCTACGTGGTTCTTGCCGCCGTCACGCTGGGGCTGGGCTGA
- a CDS encoding nickel/cobalt transporter — protein sequence MAFWQHIVGFQQEIYQAFAAQIRDVAGTGGWGAFIVYLPMGILFGAAHALTPGHSKMILATYLAGSRLSILRGLGVSLALSFTHVLMSVLIALLALPLISASLGSVGRAPVLEDVSRALLGIIGLWMVWRALRPRRHVHAHGEGLMVGVMAGLIPCPLTLFVMTFAISRGVPEAGIAFAFTMMLGVALTLSTVAVATILFRDQLMRLLAHRASLLDRSARFIEAAAGLVLLAVALRELWLR from the coding sequence ATGGCCTTCTGGCAGCACATTGTCGGGTTCCAGCAGGAAATCTATCAGGCCTTCGCCGCGCAGATCCGGGATGTCGCGGGGACGGGCGGCTGGGGCGCGTTCATCGTCTATTTGCCGATGGGGATTCTGTTCGGTGCCGCGCACGCGCTGACCCCGGGGCATAGCAAGATGATCCTCGCGACCTATCTGGCGGGCTCCCGGCTTAGCATCCTGCGCGGGTTGGGGGTCTCTCTGGCGCTCTCGTTTACCCATGTGCTGATGTCGGTGCTGATCGCCCTTCTGGCGCTCCCGCTGATCTCCGCGTCCCTGGGCAGTGTCGGCCGCGCGCCTGTTCTTGAAGATGTCAGCCGCGCGCTTCTCGGCATTATCGGCCTGTGGATGGTGTGGCGGGCCTTGCGCCCGCGAAGGCATGTCCACGCGCACGGCGAGGGCCTGATGGTCGGCGTCATGGCCGGCCTCATCCCCTGTCCATTGACGCTTTTCGTGATGACCTTTGCCATCTCCCGTGGGGTGCCGGAGGCGGGCATCGCCTTCGCCTTCACCATGATGCTTGGCGTCGCGCTGACCCTGTCCACGGTCGCCGTCGCGACGATCCTCTTCCGCGATCAGCTGATGCGGCTGCTGGCGCATCGGGCGAGCCTTCTGGACCGCTCGGCGCGGTTCATCGAGGCCGCCGCCGGGCTCGTGTTGCTGGCCGTGGCCTTGAGAGAGTTATGGCTGCGCTGA
- a CDS encoding chromate resistance protein ChrB domain-containing protein, translating into MPSNTEITVSQLSRLIGLPGAPAIIDVRMKNDIDADPRRLPASGRYEAQAVPAWASQFAGREVVVVCQKGGKLAQGTAAWLRQSGVSAETLEGGFEAWRAAGGLLVKPDRLPVPDAAGRTLWVTRARPKVDRIACPWLIRRFVDPSAVFLFVGASEVAAVADQFDATPFDIDGVFWSHHGDRCSFDTMIEEFGLSCAPLERLADIVRAADTDRLDLVPQAAGFLAASLGLSRMFRDDLEQLDAGMTLYDAFYRWCRDATEETHNWPSRSNPA; encoded by the coding sequence ATGCCGTCAAACACTGAAATCACCGTTTCCCAACTCTCCCGTCTCATCGGTCTTCCGGGCGCGCCTGCGATTATCGACGTGCGTATGAAAAACGACATCGACGCGGACCCGCGTCGGCTACCGGCGTCAGGCCGGTACGAGGCGCAGGCTGTGCCGGCCTGGGCCTCGCAGTTTGCCGGCCGTGAGGTGGTTGTGGTTTGCCAGAAGGGCGGCAAGCTGGCGCAGGGCACGGCGGCATGGCTCCGCCAATCGGGCGTCAGTGCCGAAACGCTCGAAGGCGGCTTCGAGGCGTGGCGTGCCGCTGGAGGACTGCTCGTCAAACCTGACAGGCTGCCCGTGCCCGACGCGGCTGGACGAACCCTCTGGGTCACACGCGCGCGCCCCAAGGTCGACCGTATCGCCTGCCCGTGGTTGATCCGGCGGTTCGTCGATCCGTCGGCCGTATTCCTCTTCGTCGGCGCCTCCGAGGTTGCCGCCGTCGCCGATCAATTCGATGCGACCCCCTTCGACATCGACGGTGTGTTCTGGAGCCACCATGGCGATCGCTGCAGCTTCGACACCATGATCGAAGAGTTTGGCCTCTCCTGCGCGCCGCTGGAGCGGCTGGCCGACATTGTGCGCGCCGCCGACACGGACAGGCTCGACCTCGTTCCGCAGGCGGCCGGCTTCCTTGCCGCCTCCCTGGGACTGTCGCGCATGTTTCGCGACGACCTCGAACAACTCGACGCCGGCATGACGCTCTATGACGCCTTCTACCGCTGGTGCCGCGACGCGACCGAGGAAACGCATAACTGGCCATCGCGCTCGAACCCGGCGTGA
- the chrA gene encoding chromate efflux transporter, translating into MSTSTTDVAASASDPAVPSFREATKVWARIGLLSFGGPAGQIALMHKELVEDRRWIGEQRFLHALNYCMVLPGPEAQQLATYIGWLMHRTLGGLVAGVLFILPGALVMFGLSVLYVVYRHVPLIDAVFFGVKAAVLAVVVEAVLRIGRRALKNRVMIGIAVAAFLGIYLLRIPFPIIILAAGLVGWLGSRHAPAVFAGGGHGGKSQPADTHGVIDRMFERGQLTHAVPSTRRTIRVVILWLAIWLAPVLLLWLSTGGSSLWTQLGTFFATMGVVTFGGAYAVLTYVAQAAVDSFGWLAPGEMVDGLGLAETTPGPLILVLQFVGFLAAYRAPGTLDPLVAGGLGALLTTWVVFAPSFLFIFAGAPYAEALRGNRAVSAALSAITAAVVGVVMNLALWFALHVVFGEVRAFELFGIGPDLPVLSSIDWRAALLAAAAIVAMLRFKVGMIPTLAVCAAAGVGLQMLPS; encoded by the coding sequence ATGTCGACATCCACCACTGATGTGGCGGCTTCCGCGAGCGACCCCGCCGTTCCGTCCTTCCGCGAAGCCACCAAAGTGTGGGCGCGCATCGGCCTGCTCAGCTTCGGCGGCCCGGCGGGTCAAATCGCCCTGATGCACAAGGAGCTGGTCGAGGACCGCCGCTGGATCGGCGAGCAGCGCTTTCTGCACGCCCTCAATTACTGCATGGTGCTGCCAGGCCCGGAAGCCCAGCAGCTCGCCACCTATATTGGTTGGCTGATGCACCGGACCCTGGGCGGCCTCGTTGCCGGCGTGCTCTTCATCCTGCCCGGCGCGCTGGTCATGTTTGGCTTGAGCGTCCTGTATGTCGTCTACCGACATGTGCCGCTGATCGACGCTGTGTTCTTCGGCGTCAAGGCGGCGGTCCTGGCCGTTGTCGTGGAGGCGGTTCTGCGCATCGGCAGGCGGGCTCTGAAAAACCGCGTGATGATCGGCATCGCGGTGGCCGCCTTCCTCGGCATCTACCTGCTGCGCATACCGTTTCCGATCATCATTCTCGCCGCCGGGCTCGTCGGCTGGCTCGGGAGCCGGCACGCCCCAGCGGTCTTTGCCGGCGGCGGACATGGCGGGAAAAGCCAACCCGCCGACACCCATGGCGTGATCGACCGCATGTTCGAGCGCGGCCAGCTGACCCATGCCGTCCCCTCGACGCGACGCACCATCCGCGTCGTGATCCTGTGGCTTGCCATCTGGCTCGCCCCGGTGCTGCTCCTGTGGCTGTCAACGGGCGGTTCCAGCCTGTGGACGCAGCTCGGCACCTTCTTCGCGACCATGGGCGTCGTGACCTTCGGTGGGGCCTATGCGGTGTTGACCTATGTGGCGCAGGCCGCCGTCGACAGCTTCGGCTGGCTGGCGCCGGGCGAGATGGTCGATGGCCTCGGGCTCGCCGAGACCACGCCGGGTCCACTGATTCTGGTTCTGCAGTTCGTCGGTTTTCTCGCCGCCTACCGGGCACCGGGCACGCTCGATCCGCTGGTGGCGGGAGGGCTCGGCGCCCTGCTGACCACATGGGTGGTGTTCGCGCCGTCCTTTCTGTTCATCTTCGCCGGCGCGCCCTATGCCGAAGCTCTACGCGGCAACCGGGCGGTGTCGGCGGCGTTGTCCGCCATCACCGCCGCTGTCGTCGGCGTCGTCATGAACCTTGCCCTCTGGTTCGCTCTTCATGTGGTTTTTGGGGAGGTGCGGGCGTTCGAGCTCTTCGGGATTGGACCGGATCTGCCCGTGCTCTCGTCGATCGACTGGCGCGCGGCGCTGCTGGCCGCCGCCGCCATCGTTGCTATGCTCCGCTTCAAGGTCGGCATGATTCCGACACTGGCAGTGTGTGCGGCAGCGGGCGTTGGGCTACAGATGCTGCCGTCGTGA